In a genomic window of Physeter macrocephalus isolate SW-GA chromosome 14, ASM283717v5, whole genome shotgun sequence:
- the BHLHA9 gene encoding class A basic helix-loop-helix protein 9 produces MHRGAPGPGLSGQKGDEGSAQDLGSSCLEAGRDFGVLRENGSPRGLGEAEEGVGSRKRSRPVRSKARRMAANVRERKRILDYNEAFNALRRVLRHDLGGKRLSKIATLRRAIHRITALSLVLRASPAPRWPCGHLECYGQAARAGDAGSSPPQAAPPPAGPFAPRCSSCFLHTPLGQARAVAEARGVAQASAGSWRRSLGAPSGWPRGHLRAGPGPGYQHS; encoded by the coding sequence ATGCACCGAGGCGCGCCGGGACCAGGCCTCAGCGGCCAGAAGGGGGACGAAGGCTCTGCCCAGGACTTGGGGAGCTCTTGCCTGGAGGCCGGGAGGGATTTTGGGGTGCTGAGAGAGAATGGCAGTCCCCGCGGCCTGGGcgaggcagaggagggggtgggcagcAGAAAGCGCAGCCGGCCGGTGCGGTCGAAAGCGCGGCGCATGGCGGCCAACGTGCGGGAGCGCAAGCGCATCCTGGACTACAACGAGGCCTTCAACGCGCTGCGCCGCGTGCTGCGGCACGACCTGGGCGGCAAGAGGCTCTCCAAGATAGCCACGCTGCGGAGGGCCATCCACCGCATCACGGCGCTCTCGCTCGTGCTGCGCGCCAGCCCCGCGCCCCGCTGGCCCTGCGGGCACCTGGAGTGCTACGGCCAGGCCGCGCGCGCTGGGGACGCGGGCTCCAGCCCGCCGCAGGCTGCGCCGCCGCCCGCCGGGCCCTTCGCGCCGCGCTGCTCCTCGTGCTTCCTGCACACGCCCCTGGGACAGGCCAGGGCGGTGGCCGAGGCGCGGGGCGTGGCCCAGGCCTCCGCGGGAAGCTGGCGCCGAAGTCTCGGGGCTCCCTCTGGCTGGCCGCGGGGCCACCTGCGAGCGGGCCCCGGGCCGGGCTACCAGCACTCCTGA